One Triticum dicoccoides isolate Atlit2015 ecotype Zavitan chromosome 5B, WEW_v2.0, whole genome shotgun sequence genomic window carries:
- the LOC119305097 gene encoding glutamic acid-rich protein-like, with the protein MGTPHCTYITTLKLKREKSQEKKNKNDSGGSSGGNNQGKKKSKKRVLTAEELENRRLENVQPTSWDDEWIVTLNITDNVVEDEDTSSMVTTFSTDSPFSIDPEEETDKEEADNEEEEEEEDEEEADNEDEEEEDEEEADNEDEEQEEEADGNGDGDKKKEDQTDDDDGDQTDDGNGEDLS; encoded by the exons ATGGGGACTCCGCACTGCACATACATTACAACACTAAAGTTGAAGAGGGAAAAAAGCCAAGAGAAGAAGAATAAAAATGACAGTGGCGGTTCATCCGGTGGAAACAATCAAGGCAAGAAAAAGAGCAAGAAACGTGTGCTGACCGCTG AAGAGCTGGAAAACCGGCGGCTTGAGAACGTGCAACCTACCTCTTGGGACGATGAGT GGATTGTAACACTGAACATCACAGATAACGTGGTGGAGGATGAAGACACTAGTAGCATGGTGACCACTTTCTCGACAGACAGCCCCTTCTCGATAGACCCCGAGGAGGAGACTGACAAGGAGGAGGCTgacaatgaagaggaggaggaggaggaggatgaagaggaggctgacaatgaggatgaggaggaggaggatgaagaggaggctgacaatgaggatgaggagcaggaggaggaggctgacGGAAACGGTGACGGTGACAAGAAAAAGGAGGATCAGACTGACGACGATGATGGCGATCAGACTGACGATGGCAATGGCGAGGACCTCAGCTAA
- the LOC119305099 gene encoding acidic leucine-rich nuclear phosphoprotein 32 family member B-like: MGTPHCTYITTLKLKRGKSQEKKNKMDSDGSSGGNNQGKKKSKKRVLTAEELENRRLENVQPTSWDDEWIVTLNMTDNVVEDEDTSSRVTTFSTDNPFSIDPEEETDKEEADNEEEEEDDDEEEADNEDEEEEDEEEADNEDEEQEEEANGNGDGDKKKEDQTDDDDGDQTDDGNGEDLS, from the exons ATGGGGACTCCGCACTGCACATACATTACAACACTAAAGTTGAAGAGGGGAAAAAGCCAAGAGAAGAAGAACAAAATGGACAGTGACGGTTCATCCGGTGGAAACAATCAAGGCAAGAAAAAGAGCAAGAAACGTGTGCTGACCGCTG AAGAGCTGGAAAACCGGCGGCTTGAGAACGTGCAACCTACCTCTTGGGACGATGAGT GGATTGTAACACTGAACATGACAGATAACGTGGTGGAGGATGAAGACACTAGTAGCAGGGTGACCACTTTCTCGACAGACAACCCCTTCTCGATAGACCCCGAGGAGGAGACTGACAAGGAGGAGGCTgacaatgaagaggaggaggaggatgatgatgaagaggaggctgacaatgaggatgaggaggaggaggatgaagaggaggctgacaatgaggatgaggagcaggaggaggaggcaaaCGGAAACGGTGACGGTGACAAGAAAAAGGAGGATCAGACTGACGACGATGATGGCGATCAGACTGACGATGGCAATGGCGAGGACCTCAGCTAA